The following is a genomic window from Leptospira bouyouniensis.
CAATAATTACATTGATACAGATTTGCGTTAAATTTTTTTAAATATAATAAATCCGATTTCACCAAAGTAGCATCACTACCACAGAGCCTACATTTAATTTTTGCAATATTCATATTTTTACCAAATTTTATTATATATAGTCTATATAATCTTTAATTTTTATGAGCTGATTTGATTCCAAATCTAAAAAGTTTAAATCTTTAATTTCTTCCAAACGTTCTAAGCGATTATCCAAAAACGTCAAATCTCCTATAGAATTCCTTGATTCACGCACCCAATTATACGAATATCCCTCTTCGAGAGTTAATACCTGAAAACGTCCTGCAAATTCATTTAGAACAAAAAAAGCATTATTATTGATCTCGTTGCAACCAATAAAAGAATACCCTCGAATTTTTAATAAATCGTAAAAAGCTTTTAATGATGCACCAAAATATAGCCCTGAATAATGTTTATCATGCCGAATAAATTTTGGATCATATGGAACACTTAAACTCTTCTTTATTCCCAATAAGTTATTAAATTCAACAATTACAACAACTGGTCTAACCGATGTTATTTTTTTTAGAATCCAATAATCATTACCATCAATATCAACGCTCAATATACCTATATCTCCAGAAAATTTATTTTTCGCAAAAATTGTTTCAATATTATCAGCATCAATGAATGCATATTCAGCAATTAATTTCGTTTTCCAATACAATTCAGTTTTTTTGATTGAATTTATATACTCTTCACTTCCGTCAATTATTAAGCCTTTCCAATGATCTTTTAAGAGAAGAAAGCGAGTATTCGATTCGGTATAGTTTTCTACTCCAAATTCGATAAATATTCTTGGTATCTCCGGGATCTTATAAATTATAAATTGAATTATTCCATCCTCATCCCATTGAGAAAATACAGAAAATCCATTTTCAGATAAATTCAAAGAACTCTTCTGAATATTTGCTTTTGATTGCAGTTTTCCCAAATCAATATGAATCTTCTCCAACCTTAAATTAATTTTCTTTTGTTCATCAATATAATCTAGAAACAGACGATTTAGTAACCGCTGCAATATTCTAATCAATAACTTTTTCATATAATTTTTTCCATCTTACTTAAAATATAATTCTTAATTCTTTCTAAAAAGGAAATTTTAACGAAAATTCGTCGTGTATAATATTCCAATAATGGATTTGGAATTAAATTCGGCGGATCAATCAAAGGGAAATCTAGCTCATTTGTTTCAATTTGATTCAATTTTGAATTCTCAACTTTGGTGTGA
Proteins encoded in this region:
- a CDS encoding FkbM family methyltransferase, which translates into the protein MKKLLIRILQRLLNRLFLDYIDEQKKINLRLEKIHIDLGKLQSKANIQKSSLNLSENGFSVFSQWDEDGIIQFIIYKIPEIPRIFIEFGVENYTESNTRFLLLKDHWKGLIIDGSEEYINSIKKTELYWKTKLIAEYAFIDADNIETIFAKNKFSGDIGILSVDIDGNDYWILKKITSVRPVVVIVEFNNLLGIKKSLSVPYDPKFIRHDKHYSGLYFGASLKAFYDLLKIRGYSFIGCNEINNNAFFVLNEFAGRFQVLTLEEGYSYNWVRESRNSIGDLTFLDNRLERLEEIKDLNFLDLESNQLIKIKDYIDYI